One segment of Massilia sp. Se16.2.3 DNA contains the following:
- a CDS encoding aspartate aminotransferase family protein: MNESRPQSMSAFWMPFTNNRDFKSDPRLLVSAQGMYYQDVDGNQVLDGTAGLWCVPCGHAQPKIVGAVREMIGKLDFAPTFQMGHPAAFDLAERLMDYTGHKFGHVFYTNSGSEAVDTALKIALAYHKARGEGGRTRLIGRERGYHGVGFGGLSVGGIGPNRKHFGPLLPGVDHLPHTHNLQKNAFSRGEPDFGAELADELERLVTLHDASTIAAVIIEPVSGSTGVLVPPKGYLKKLRHICDKYGILLIFDEVITGFGRLTTPFAADYFGVEPDMMTTAKGLTNGVIPMGAVFSRRFIHDAFMEAPAGIELFHGYTYSGHPVACAAALATLEVFQDQGILEHAKGIQAYWEDAVHALKGLPHVIDLRTIGLVAGIELESIPGKPGARAYQALKKAFADGILIRTTGDIIALSPPLILEKQHIDELFGKLATVLKHLD, translated from the coding sequence ATGAACGAGTCCAGACCCCAGTCGATGTCCGCCTTCTGGATGCCTTTCACGAACAACCGCGATTTCAAGAGCGATCCGCGCCTGCTGGTTTCGGCCCAGGGCATGTATTACCAGGACGTCGACGGCAACCAGGTCCTCGACGGCACCGCCGGCCTGTGGTGCGTGCCCTGCGGGCATGCCCAGCCGAAAATCGTCGGCGCCGTGCGCGAGATGATCGGCAAGCTCGACTTCGCGCCCACTTTCCAGATGGGCCATCCGGCCGCCTTCGATTTGGCCGAACGCTTGATGGACTACACCGGGCACAAATTCGGCCACGTGTTCTATACCAATTCCGGTTCCGAAGCCGTCGACACCGCCCTCAAGATCGCGCTGGCCTACCACAAGGCACGCGGCGAGGGCGGGCGGACGCGCCTGATCGGACGCGAGCGGGGCTACCATGGTGTCGGCTTCGGCGGCCTGTCGGTTGGCGGCATCGGCCCCAACCGCAAGCATTTCGGCCCGCTGCTGCCGGGTGTCGACCACCTTCCGCACACCCACAACCTGCAGAAGAATGCGTTTTCGCGCGGCGAACCCGATTTCGGCGCCGAACTGGCGGACGAACTGGAACGCCTGGTCACCCTGCACGATGCGTCCACGATTGCCGCCGTCATCATCGAGCCGGTCTCCGGCTCCACCGGCGTGCTGGTGCCGCCGAAAGGCTACCTCAAGAAACTGCGCCATATCTGCGACAAGTACGGCATCCTGCTCATTTTCGACGAAGTCATCACCGGTTTCGGGCGCCTCACCACGCCGTTTGCCGCCGACTATTTCGGCGTCGAGCCGGACATGATGACGACCGCAAAAGGCCTGACCAATGGCGTGATCCCGATGGGCGCGGTGTTTTCCAGGCGCTTCATCCACGATGCCTTCATGGAGGCGCCGGCCGGCATCGAACTGTTTCATGGCTATACCTATTCCGGTCACCCGGTGGCCTGCGCCGCGGCCCTGGCCACGCTCGAGGTCTTCCAGGACCAGGGCATCCTCGAGCACGCGAAGGGCATCCAGGCCTATTGGGAAGACGCGGTGCATGCACTGAAGGGGCTGCCGCACGTGATCGACCTGCGCACGATCGGCCTGGTCGCCGGTATCGAGCTCGAATCGATTCCGGGCAAGCCGGGCGCGCGCGCCTACCAGGCATTGAAGAAGGCCTTCGCGGACGGTATCCTGATCCGTACCACGGGCGACATCATCGCGCTGTCGCCGCCGCTCATCCTCGAGAAGCAGCACATCGACGAGTTGTTCGGCAAGCTGGCTACCGTACTCAAACACCTGGACTGA
- a CDS encoding sensor histidine kinase, translating into MQASQINRTLDFVRQAFAEAKALWWAFFDWLAVVEWRQLYLTWFLAIVFFVLVNTPEPAFWYVFVSFGVKVLAGGKRRAELVARDATLKAEVATLEQRLVESQMAALQAQVEPHFLFNTLALIGRLIETDPPEAAKVHAHLIAYLRSSLPQMRSAGGSTLGKQLELSRAYLAIMQARMKERLAVRFEVPDFLGSAPFPPMMLQTLIENAIKHGLEPKIAGGTITVRGRVEGATLIVDVCDDGVGIDLHADDGVGLANIRERLHLLYGAAAELVIEAPPGGGACASVRIPYKMMEGA; encoded by the coding sequence GTGCAGGCAAGCCAGATCAACCGGACACTCGACTTCGTGCGCCAGGCTTTCGCCGAGGCCAAGGCGCTCTGGTGGGCCTTTTTCGACTGGCTTGCCGTCGTCGAGTGGCGTCAACTCTATTTGACCTGGTTCCTGGCGATCGTCTTCTTTGTGCTGGTCAATACCCCCGAGCCAGCGTTCTGGTATGTGTTCGTTTCCTTCGGGGTGAAGGTGCTGGCCGGCGGCAAGCGCCGCGCCGAACTCGTGGCGCGCGACGCCACCCTCAAGGCCGAGGTCGCGACGCTGGAACAGCGCCTGGTCGAGTCGCAGATGGCCGCCCTGCAGGCTCAGGTCGAACCGCACTTCCTGTTCAATACGCTGGCCCTGATCGGCCGCCTGATCGAAACCGATCCGCCGGAAGCGGCCAAGGTGCATGCGCACCTGATCGCCTATCTCAGGTCCAGCCTTCCGCAGATGCGCTCCGCTGGCGGGTCCACCCTCGGCAAGCAGCTCGAACTCTCACGGGCCTACCTGGCCATCATGCAGGCCAGGATGAAGGAAAGGTTGGCGGTGCGTTTCGAAGTGCCCGATTTCCTCGGCAGCGCACCCTTCCCGCCAATGATGCTGCAAACCCTGATCGAGAACGCCATCAAGCATGGTCTGGAGCCGAAGATCGCCGGCGGCACCATCACGGTGCGAGGAAGGGTTGAAGGCGCCACGCTGATCGTGGACGTGTGCGACGACGGCGTCGGCATCGACCTGCATGCCGACGACGGCGTGGGCCTGGCGAACATCCGCGAGCGCCTCCATCTACTCTACGGCGCCGCGGCCGAGCTCGTGATCGAAGCGCCACCGGGCGGCGGCGCCTGCGCTTCGGTGCGCATTCCGTACAAAATGATGGAGGGAGCATAA
- the deoA gene encoding thymidine phosphorylase yields the protein MFLPQEIVRKKRDGGILTAEEIQFFVRGIPDGSVTEGQIAALAMAVYFNDMSMDERVAFTLAMRDSGQVMEWKSLNLPGPVVDKHSTGGVGDVVSLMLGPMIAACGGFVPMISGRGLGHTGGTLDKFDSIPGYSTVPDPEKFRQVVKDVGVAIIGQTAQLAPADKRFYSIRDTTATVESVAMITGSILSKKLSAGLDALVMDVKVGSGAFMPTFEKSVELAESIVAVGNGAGTRTSAILTGMDESLCHAAGNAVEVRVAIDYLTGKSRPARLHEVTMALCAEMLVISGLAATEAEARAKLQAALDSGEAAERFARMVAALGGPAGLMDKPDAYLETAPVIVPVPALQAGYAASVDTRGLGLAVVALGGGRVRPQDAIDFAVGLTNLVELGDPIEVGQPLATVHARTVDAAEQAVRQVQAAYQIGLEKPAAQPMIHRTIRP from the coding sequence ATGTTCCTCCCCCAAGAAATCGTCCGCAAGAAGCGCGACGGCGGCATCCTGACCGCGGAAGAAATCCAGTTTTTCGTGCGCGGCATCCCTGACGGCAGCGTCACCGAAGGCCAGATCGCTGCACTCGCGATGGCCGTCTACTTCAACGACATGAGCATGGACGAACGCGTCGCCTTCACGCTGGCAATGCGCGATTCCGGCCAGGTCATGGAATGGAAGTCCCTGAATTTGCCAGGCCCCGTGGTCGACAAGCACTCGACCGGCGGCGTCGGCGACGTGGTGTCGCTCATGCTCGGACCGATGATCGCGGCCTGCGGCGGTTTCGTGCCGATGATCTCGGGCCGCGGCCTGGGCCACACCGGCGGCACGCTCGACAAGTTCGATTCGATCCCCGGCTACAGCACCGTGCCGGATCCGGAAAAATTCCGCCAGGTCGTCAAGGACGTGGGCGTGGCCATCATCGGCCAGACTGCCCAGCTGGCGCCGGCCGACAAGCGTTTCTACAGCATCCGCGACACGACGGCGACGGTGGAATCGGTGGCGATGATCACCGGTTCCATCCTCTCCAAGAAGCTGTCGGCAGGTCTCGATGCGCTGGTGATGGACGTGAAAGTCGGTAGCGGCGCCTTCATGCCGACCTTTGAGAAATCGGTGGAACTGGCCGAGAGCATCGTCGCGGTTGGCAATGGCGCCGGCACCCGCACCTCGGCCATCCTGACGGGCATGGACGAGTCGCTCTGCCACGCCGCCGGCAACGCTGTCGAAGTGCGCGTCGCGATCGACTACCTGACCGGCAAATCGCGTCCGGCACGCCTGCATGAAGTGACGATGGCGCTCTGCGCCGAGATGCTGGTCATCTCGGGCCTGGCCGCCACGGAAGCGGAGGCGCGCGCGAAACTGCAGGCGGCGCTCGACTCGGGCGAAGCGGCGGAACGCTTCGCGCGCATGGTCGCGGCCCTGGGCGGCCCGGCCGGCCTGATGGACAAGCCGGACGCCTATCTGGAAACGGCCCCTGTCATCGTGCCGGTTCCAGCACTGCAGGCAGGCTATGCTGCTTCGGTCGACACCCGCGGCCTGGGCCTGGCGGTCGTGGCGCTGGGCGGCGGCCGCGTGCGTCCGCAGGATGCGATCGACTTCGCCGTCGGTCTCACTAACCTGGTGGAACTGGGCGACCCGATCGAGGTCGGACAGCCTCTGGCTACCGTCCATGCACGTACCGTTGATGCGGCCGAGCAGGCCGTGCGCCAGGTGCAGGCGGCGTACCAGATCGGTCTTGAAAAACCGGCGGCCCAGCCGATGATCCACCGCACCATCCGTCCGTAA
- a CDS encoding LytTR family DNA-binding domain-containing protein, translating into MRVTALIADDEAAMREQLHARLLEAWPDIEVVAVATNGIEAVDLAARYKPQIAFLDIRMPGMGGIEAARQLYNRCHIVFVTAYDQYAVDAFEHGAIDYLLKPVTAERLSTTRERLHRRLTQAPQDIGSQLAQLGQLLQQQGAAPKRNYLRWIQAQVGGNLRMISTREILFFQSDEKYTRVQTATAELLIRKTLKELADELDPDEFWRIHRSTLVRVDAIAEVSRDMRGRQMLRVRNYPQELEVSRNHAHLFQQM; encoded by the coding sequence ATGCGCGTTACTGCCCTGATTGCCGACGATGAAGCAGCGATGCGCGAACAACTGCATGCACGCCTGCTCGAAGCCTGGCCCGACATCGAAGTCGTCGCCGTGGCCACGAATGGCATCGAAGCCGTCGATTTGGCCGCACGGTACAAGCCGCAGATCGCCTTCCTCGACATCCGCATGCCCGGCATGGGCGGCATCGAAGCGGCCCGCCAACTCTACAACCGTTGCCACATCGTGTTCGTCACCGCCTACGACCAGTACGCGGTGGATGCTTTCGAGCATGGCGCCATCGACTACCTGCTCAAACCCGTGACCGCCGAGCGGCTGTCGACGACCCGCGAGCGCCTTCATCGCAGGCTCACCCAGGCCCCTCAGGACATCGGCTCGCAACTGGCGCAGCTGGGCCAGCTGCTGCAGCAACAGGGCGCGGCGCCGAAGCGCAACTACCTGCGCTGGATCCAGGCGCAAGTCGGCGGCAACCTGCGCATGATCAGCACGCGCGAGATCCTGTTTTTCCAGTCGGATGAAAAGTACACGAGGGTGCAGACGGCCACTGCCGAACTATTGATCCGCAAGACACTGAAGGAACTGGCGGACGAGCTCGATCCGGACGAGTTCTGGCGGATTCACCGGTCGACGCTGGTGCGGGTGGATGCGATTGCCGAGGTGTCACGCGATATGCGCGGGCGGCAGATGCTCAGGGTGCGCAATTATCCGCAGGAGCTGGAGGTAAGCCGGAATCATGCGCATTTGTTTCAGCAGATGTGA
- a CDS encoding cytidine deaminase codes for MKYAKLIAEAGAARELAYVPYSKFQVGAALECKDGRIFRGCNIENASYGLCNCAERTAFFSAMAHGYKPGDFTALAVIGQTDGPIAPCGACRQVILELGGNDLPVVLTNLKGDILETTAAAQLPNAFGSWDLNK; via the coding sequence ATGAAATACGCAAAACTGATTGCCGAAGCGGGCGCCGCGCGCGAACTGGCCTATGTGCCGTACTCGAAATTCCAGGTCGGCGCCGCCCTCGAATGCAAGGACGGCCGCATCTTCCGCGGCTGCAACATCGAGAACGCCTCCTACGGCCTGTGCAACTGCGCCGAGCGCACCGCCTTCTTCTCGGCCATGGCCCACGGCTACAAGCCGGGCGACTTCACGGCCCTGGCCGTGATCGGCCAGACGGATGGTCCGATCGCCCCCTGCGGCGCCTGCCGCCAGGTCATCCTGGAACTGGGCGGCAATGACCTGCCGGTGGTGCTGACCAACCTGAAGGGCGACATCCTCGAGACGACCGCGGCGGCGCAGCTGCCGAATGCGTTCGGGAGCTGGGATTTGAACAAGTAA
- a CDS encoding GNAT family N-acetyltransferase, with the protein MSETLPPLLHSERLTLRPLGAGDAPALFAIFSDPAVVRYWSRGAWTDMAQAEEMLVAASQGYADGSALRFGIVLTRTDELVGTASLFGVNRDNRRCEIGYALGSSFWGQGIVSEALPALVEHAFEGLGMNRIEADIDPRNIASGRVLEKLGFRQEGYMPERWIVAGETTDTAFYGLLKRGWEAHQRSRSSGDATG; encoded by the coding sequence ATGTCTGAGACGCTGCCGCCGCTACTGCATTCCGAACGCCTGACGCTGCGTCCACTGGGCGCCGGCGACGCCCCGGCCCTGTTCGCGATCTTTTCCGATCCCGCCGTCGTACGCTATTGGTCGCGCGGTGCCTGGACCGACATGGCACAGGCCGAGGAGATGCTCGTTGCCGCCTCCCAGGGCTATGCCGACGGCAGCGCCCTGCGCTTCGGCATCGTGCTCACCCGTACGGACGAACTGGTCGGCACAGCCAGCCTGTTCGGCGTGAATCGCGACAACCGCCGCTGCGAAATCGGCTACGCGCTCGGCAGCAGCTTCTGGGGCCAGGGCATCGTCAGCGAAGCCCTGCCGGCGCTGGTGGAGCATGCTTTCGAAGGCTTGGGCATGAACCGCATCGAAGCCGATATCGACCCGCGCAATATCGCGTCCGGCCGTGTGCTGGAAAAGCTGGGCTTCCGCCAGGAGGGCTATATGCCGGAGCGCTGGATCGTCGCCGGCGAAACCACCGACACCGCCTTTTATGGCCTGCTCAAGCGTGGCTGGGAGGCGCACCAGCGGTCCCGTTCGTCGGGCGACGCTACCGGTTAG